In Geobacillus kaustophilus, a genomic segment contains:
- a CDS encoding YheC/YheD family protein produces the protein MIYTLIIDEQQTNTVILPATLQASRQTSAAFGSLVTPCRVISSPRLTDRVIVAHDVARCLSIPFAADVHVFLTDEAVHFGPLVGILTAGFTKSLNRPVGSRSFFFAKLLAQEKQVGGFAFLFSAPHIDWENGMTNGYFYTERGWERHTVPLPNVVYNRLPNRRVEKEETFQTMTKTLQTTYGIPIFNGCFFNKWDIYRRLSAHPKAQPYLPATSAHVTQHTIEQFLARYREAYIKPADGSLGRGIYHLAKKNAYECRFRDESGEIQTVLFPTAMAVWHHLLAHTPLHRYVIQQAVPLLAVNGRPADFRVHVNKNEHGIWQVSAIAAKIAGKQSITTHMNSGGIVKTLEEIFLDAAEREIMLARLSDAALTLSRCLDEASETLIGEIGFDLGVDQQGRIWMFEANSKPGRSIFKHPKLKDADERTARLPLAYAVHLSKTAITEPEALWPC, from the coding sequence ATGATCTACACGTTGATCATTGACGAACAACAAACAAATACGGTGATTCTTCCCGCCACGCTCCAAGCATCTAGGCAAACATCAGCTGCATTCGGCAGCCTTGTCACCCCATGCCGGGTCATTTCTTCCCCCCGTCTCACCGACCGTGTGATTGTGGCGCATGACGTTGCCAGATGCTTGTCGATCCCGTTCGCCGCTGACGTTCATGTCTTTTTGACCGATGAAGCTGTTCACTTCGGGCCGCTTGTCGGCATTTTGACCGCCGGATTCACCAAGTCGCTCAACCGCCCGGTCGGCAGCCGGAGCTTCTTTTTTGCCAAGCTGCTGGCGCAAGAAAAGCAAGTCGGCGGATTTGCCTTTTTGTTTAGCGCGCCCCATATTGACTGGGAAAACGGCATGACGAACGGCTATTTTTACACAGAGCGCGGCTGGGAACGCCATACGGTGCCGTTGCCGAATGTCGTTTACAACCGGCTGCCAAACCGGCGCGTCGAAAAGGAGGAAACGTTTCAAACGATGACGAAGACGCTGCAAACCACCTATGGCATCCCGATCTTTAACGGGTGTTTTTTCAACAAATGGGACATTTACCGCCGGCTCTCTGCCCATCCGAAGGCGCAGCCGTATTTGCCGGCGACGTCCGCCCACGTGACGCAGCACACCATTGAGCAGTTTCTTGCCCGCTACCGTGAAGCGTACATCAAGCCGGCCGACGGCAGCCTCGGCCGCGGCATTTATCATTTAGCGAAAAAAAACGCCTATGAATGCCGGTTCCGCGATGAAAGCGGAGAAATACAAACGGTGCTGTTTCCGACCGCCATGGCGGTGTGGCATCATTTGCTCGCCCATACGCCGCTTCACCGCTATGTCATCCAACAAGCAGTTCCGCTTCTTGCCGTCAACGGCCGACCGGCTGATTTCCGCGTTCACGTTAACAAAAACGAACACGGCATATGGCAAGTGAGCGCCATCGCCGCCAAAATTGCTGGAAAACAAAGCATCACGACCCATATGAACAGCGGAGGCATCGTCAAAACGCTGGAAGAAATTTTCCTGGATGCCGCCGAGCGCGAAATCATGCTCGCCCGTCTTTCTGACGCCGCCCTTACGCTCAGCCGTTGCCTTGATGAAGCATCAGAAACGTTGATCGGCGAAATTGGTTTTGACCTTGGCGTTGACCAACAAGGAAGGATTTGGATGTTTGAAGCCAATTCCAAACCCGGACGTTCGATTTTTAAGCACCCAAAATTAAAGGACGCAGACGAACGAACAGCGCGGTTGCCGCTCGCTTACGCTGTCCACCTCAGCAAAACGGCCATCACCGAACCCGAGGCGCTTTGGCCATGCTGA
- a CDS encoding YheC/YheD family protein, with protein sequence MLTIGYRPDTGEWVCNSPGGPYRFGSGWVASAAVLPDLVFPVREQDGRVGPLVGVLVSASSLSALLAGKKPWLETVIRSIHKAGGISVVSADAGIGEKTVSGYVFVPTLHCFIQAAAPLPDVVYNRVKNREEEESEPFQTAAAQLSAHGIPLVNRSFFRKSDVYDALRSNRRLWPHLLPTAPVQTAADLRAWLRQYSCIYLKRDDGSRGMGLFRLTSLSETKAICEYPGGQKRFCSLDALASLIQSGRYIAQAAAETDEWNGRRYDLRVLAHWHNGRHTITGIGVRSADVESVTTHLFHGGTILPYKEVKERIDEAALERLIALSGARLGERFGFVGEFSADIGVGSERQLYIYEINAKPMVFDEPEIEARRLERLNQLFAELAHRKP encoded by the coding sequence ATGCTGACGATCGGCTACCGTCCTGACACCGGCGAGTGGGTGTGCAACAGTCCGGGCGGCCCTTATCGATTCGGCAGCGGCTGGGTTGCTTCCGCCGCTGTCCTTCCCGATCTCGTCTTTCCCGTCCGCGAGCAAGATGGACGGGTGGGACCGCTCGTCGGCGTGCTGGTCAGCGCCTCGTCCCTTTCCGCTTTGCTGGCTGGGAAAAAGCCGTGGCTTGAAACCGTCATCCGCTCCATCCACAAAGCCGGCGGCATCTCCGTCGTCAGTGCGGACGCCGGCATCGGAGAGAAAACGGTCTCCGGATATGTATTCGTTCCGACGCTTCATTGTTTCATCCAAGCGGCCGCTCCACTGCCCGATGTCGTCTACAATCGGGTAAAAAACCGCGAAGAAGAAGAAAGCGAGCCGTTTCAAACGGCGGCTGCCCAGTTGAGCGCCCATGGCATTCCACTTGTCAACCGCTCTTTTTTCCGCAAATCGGACGTTTATGACGCGCTGCGGTCCAACCGCCGGCTCTGGCCGCATCTATTGCCGACGGCGCCTGTCCAAACAGCGGCCGATCTTCGCGCTTGGCTCCGCCAATACAGCTGCATTTACTTGAAGCGGGATGACGGCTCCAGAGGAATGGGGCTGTTTCGCCTCACCTCCTTGTCGGAGACGAAAGCCATTTGCGAATATCCGGGCGGCCAAAAACGGTTCTGCTCGCTCGATGCGCTCGCATCACTCATTCAGTCCGGCCGCTACATCGCCCAAGCGGCGGCTGAAACTGACGAGTGGAACGGCCGCCGCTACGATTTGCGCGTGCTCGCCCATTGGCACAACGGCCGCCATACGATCACCGGCATCGGTGTCCGTTCAGCCGACGTCGAGTCGGTGACGACCCATCTGTTTCATGGCGGAACCATCCTTCCGTACAAAGAAGTCAAGGAACGCATCGATGAAGCGGCGCTCGAGCGGCTTATTGCCTTGAGCGGCGCACGCCTTGGCGAACGGTTTGGCTTTGTCGGCGAATTTTCCGCCGACATCGGCGTCGGAAGCGAACGGCAGCTTTACATTTATGAAATCAACGCCAAGCCGATGGTGTTTGATGAACCGGAGATTGAGGCACGGCGGCTCGAGAGGCTCAATCAGCTGTTTGCCGAGCTCGCTCATCGTAAGCCATAG
- a CDS encoding PucR family transcriptional regulator: MLKELESLYEGDIVINGQPEHPEDYEWFYTADGDEIGIAKHRLTEQERRLLALFFTPAERRREPESEEERAWKRWMATGDPAAPARLAAPYCRFIHFTASRPITNKEEFADAVCGLFSSPVTIVWEQDRRGLIVEAKQKRTTEPSSLVDMAEALAADFYTAIHLLIGPIRSVDERLYESFLLEKECFSAARRFWPKRTVYEWEDVIPLPLFEEGAVSEKARRILSFLDGFDDKEVRAMETFLQCNLNVSMAAKKLYMHRNSLQYRIDKWTEQTGVDIKRFKGAAAVYLAILHRRRS, encoded by the coding sequence ATGCTAAAAGAGCTCGAATCGCTTTATGAAGGGGACATCGTCATCAACGGTCAGCCAGAACACCCCGAAGATTACGAATGGTTTTATACCGCCGATGGTGATGAGATCGGCATCGCCAAGCATCGATTGACAGAGCAGGAGCGGCGATTGCTGGCGCTTTTTTTCACCCCCGCCGAGCGTCGGCGCGAACCGGAAAGCGAAGAGGAGCGGGCATGGAAACGATGGATGGCAACCGGCGACCCAGCCGCGCCCGCTCGGCTCGCTGCTCCCTATTGCCGGTTCATTCATTTTACAGCCAGCCGGCCGATCACCAACAAAGAGGAGTTTGCTGACGCTGTTTGCGGCTTGTTTTCTTCTCCAGTCACCATCGTCTGGGAACAAGATCGGCGCGGGCTGATCGTCGAAGCGAAACAAAAGCGGACGACGGAGCCGTCTTCGTTAGTGGACATGGCTGAGGCGCTCGCCGCTGATTTTTATACTGCCATTCATTTATTGATCGGCCCAATCCGCTCCGTCGATGAACGGCTATATGAATCGTTTCTCCTCGAAAAAGAGTGTTTTTCCGCCGCTCGGCGCTTTTGGCCGAAACGAACGGTGTACGAATGGGAAGACGTCATTCCGCTTCCGCTCTTTGAAGAAGGAGCAGTCAGTGAGAAAGCTCGCCGGATCCTCTCATTTCTTGACGGATTCGACGACAAGGAAGTGCGGGCCATGGAGACGTTTTTGCAATGCAACTTAAACGTGTCGATGGCAGCGAAAAAGCTGTATATGCACCGCAATAGTTTGCAATATCGAATCGATAAATGGACAGAGCAAACTGGTGTTGACATCAAACGATTCAAAGGGGCGGCAGCCGTCTATTTGGCCATCTTGCACCGGCGCCGTTCGTAA
- a CDS encoding ABC transporter ATP-binding protein, whose amino-acid sequence MAELLLDHIYKIYDNNVVAVKDFNLHIQDKEFIVFVGPSGCGKSTTLRMIAGLEEISKGDLYIDGKRMNDVPPKDRDIAMVFQNYALYPHMSVYDNMAFGLKLRKFPKAEIEKRVREAARILGLEQYLDRKPKALSGGQRQRVALGRAIVRDAKVFLMDEPLSNLDAKLRVQMRSEIAKLHQRLETTTIYVTHDQTEAMTMATRLVVMKDGVIQQVGTPREVYEKPENIFVGGFIGSPAMNFLRGTLQDGKFVVGQTSFGIPEGKMKVLREQGYVGKEVILGIRPEDIHDEPLFLEASPATKVTALVEVAELLGAESMIYFSIDNQELVARIDARTEIKPGHRIDLALDMNKAHFFDVETERRVRAADEK is encoded by the coding sequence ATGGCAGAACTGCTTCTTGACCATATTTACAAAATTTACGACAACAATGTGGTCGCCGTCAAAGACTTCAATTTACATATTCAAGACAAAGAGTTTATCGTATTTGTCGGCCCGTCCGGCTGCGGCAAATCCACCACGTTGCGGATGATCGCCGGCCTTGAGGAAATTTCCAAAGGCGATCTCTACATCGACGGCAAACGAATGAACGATGTGCCGCCGAAAGACCGCGACATCGCCATGGTGTTCCAAAACTATGCCCTGTATCCACATATGAGCGTCTATGACAACATGGCATTCGGTTTAAAACTGCGCAAATTCCCGAAAGCGGAAATTGAAAAACGCGTCCGCGAGGCGGCGCGCATTCTTGGGCTCGAGCAATATTTGGACCGCAAACCGAAAGCGCTCTCCGGCGGACAGCGGCAGCGCGTGGCATTAGGACGGGCCATTGTCCGCGATGCAAAAGTGTTTCTAATGGACGAGCCGCTTTCAAACTTGGATGCGAAACTGCGGGTGCAAATGCGCTCGGAGATCGCGAAACTCCATCAACGCTTGGAAACGACGACCATTTACGTCACCCACGACCAAACGGAAGCCATGACAATGGCCACCCGTCTTGTCGTCATGAAAGACGGCGTCATCCAGCAAGTCGGAACGCCGCGCGAGGTATACGAAAAACCGGAAAACATTTTTGTCGGCGGCTTTATCGGCTCACCGGCCATGAACTTCCTTCGTGGAACGCTGCAAGACGGCAAGTTTGTCGTCGGCCAAACATCGTTTGGCATTCCGGAAGGAAAAATGAAAGTGTTGCGTGAGCAAGGGTATGTCGGCAAAGAAGTCATTTTAGGCATTCGTCCGGAAGACATTCACGACGAACCGCTCTTCCTTGAAGCCTCTCCGGCGACGAAAGTCACCGCTCTCGTCGAAGTCGCCGAGCTGCTTGGCGCTGAATCGATGATCTATTTTAGCATCGACAACCAAGAATTGGTCGCTCGCATCGACGCCCGCACGGAAATCAAGCCGGGCCACCGGATTGACCTGGCGCTTGATATGAACAAAGCGCATTTCTTTGACGTTGAAACGGAACGGCGCGTCCGGGCGGCGGATGAAAAGTAA
- a CDS encoding alpha/beta-type small acid-soluble spore protein — MARNNNNNQLLVAGAQQAIDQMKYEIAQEFGVKLGADTTSRANGSVGGEITKRLVAMAQQQLGGQFSNIQ, encoded by the coding sequence ATGGCACGCAACAATAACAACAACCAACTGTTAGTCGCTGGTGCTCAACAAGCCATTGATCAAATGAAGTACGAAATCGCCCAAGAATTTGGGGTGAAACTCGGCGCTGACACGACTTCTCGCGCGAACGGTTCGGTCGGGGGCGAAATTACGAAACGTCTTGTCGCCATGGCTCAGCAACAACTTGGCGGCCAATTCAGCAACATTCAATAA
- a CDS encoding hemolysin family protein, with protein sequence MEEWPLRLFGWFFLSLLANALFASAEAAFSSASKARLRHYAEEHLHNKRLQVLIGQLDRVLLALAVVNRFTSVVTVVLFTDIAVSLLGEQMGLFATLAVMTVLFVVFGEILPKSMAKEHAEQLAIRYAGLAYGLMKLMTPVTASLQALKDRIAKRFANGVAVPAVTEEDIKVMVELSEEEGVIDNKEKELIQRSLDFDEILVGEIFTPRADMVAVEVNQPIEEIRDVFLEEKYSRIPVYEGDIDNVIGILSESDFFSELVQKREVRIRDLLRQPLFVVESMKVSDLLPELQKSKVHMAIVVDEFGGTAGLITLEDILEQIVGEIWDEHDEAVKTVRQIDEHSFEFSAELPLDEFCEVMNIDVPKSESHTLGGWIFEMFERIPAVGETLQYGPLTFTVRQVDNRRIRKVLVSLSQPLADQAGSA encoded by the coding sequence TTGGAAGAGTGGCCGTTAAGGTTGTTCGGGTGGTTTTTCCTCTCCCTGCTCGCGAATGCGCTGTTCGCTTCAGCAGAAGCCGCGTTTTCTTCGGCAAGCAAGGCACGGTTGCGGCATTATGCGGAAGAGCATCTGCACAATAAGCGCCTCCAGGTGTTGATCGGTCAGCTTGACCGCGTGTTGTTGGCGCTTGCTGTGGTCAACCGCTTCACCAGCGTTGTGACGGTCGTGCTCTTTACGGACATCGCTGTTTCGTTGCTTGGGGAACAGATGGGCTTGTTTGCCACGCTGGCGGTGATGACAGTATTATTTGTCGTCTTCGGTGAAATTTTGCCAAAATCGATGGCGAAAGAGCATGCGGAGCAGCTCGCCATCCGATACGCCGGCCTTGCCTATGGGCTGATGAAGTTGATGACGCCGGTTACGGCGTCGCTCCAAGCCTTAAAAGATCGAATCGCCAAGAGGTTCGCCAATGGGGTGGCTGTGCCGGCTGTTACGGAGGAAGATATTAAAGTGATGGTTGAGCTGAGTGAAGAAGAAGGAGTCATCGACAACAAAGAAAAAGAATTGATCCAACGTTCGCTCGATTTTGATGAAATTTTGGTCGGAGAAATTTTCACGCCGCGCGCTGATATGGTGGCGGTGGAAGTGAACCAGCCGATTGAAGAGATTCGCGACGTGTTTTTGGAAGAGAAATATTCCCGCATCCCGGTCTATGAAGGGGATATTGACAACGTGATCGGCATTTTGTCGGAAAGCGACTTTTTCAGCGAGCTTGTGCAAAAGCGGGAGGTGCGCATCCGCGATTTGTTGCGCCAGCCGTTGTTCGTTGTCGAGTCAATGAAAGTGTCCGATCTCTTGCCGGAGCTGCAAAAAAGCAAAGTGCATATGGCGATCGTCGTCGACGAGTTTGGCGGCACCGCTGGACTCATTACGCTCGAAGATATTCTTGAACAAATTGTCGGCGAAATATGGGATGAGCATGATGAGGCGGTGAAAACGGTGCGCCAAATCGACGAGCACAGCTTTGAGTTCAGCGCCGAACTGCCGCTGGATGAGTTTTGCGAAGTGATGAACATCGACGTGCCAAAGAGTGAATCGCATACGTTAGGTGGCTGGATTTTTGAGATGTTTGAACGCATTCCAGCAGTCGGTGAAACGTTGCAATATGGACCACTGACGTTCACCGTCCGACAAGTCGACAATCGGCGCATTCGCAAAGTGCTTGTCTCATTGAGCCAACCGCTTGCCGATCAGGCGGGAAGCGCCTGA
- a CDS encoding thiazole biosynthesis adenylyltransferase ThiF: protein MNERYSRQQLFAPIGEEGQKKIREKHVVLVGAGALGTGNAEALVRAGIGKLTIIDRDYVEWSNLQRQQLYSEADAKERLPKAIAAKRRLEQINSEVEIEAIVGDAGPEELETIALKQRPDLWIDATDNFDTRLVINDVAYKYNIPWIYGACVGSYGLSCAFIPNRTPCLYCLLETVPQGGLTCDTAGIISPAVQMVVSYQMAEALKILVEDWSALRGKLVSFDLWANEYAAIRIDGVKKEGCPTCGRHPSYPFLSYEQRTKTAVLCGRDSVQIRPPAPRQYNLNELAELFRRQGLQAEANPYLVSASLGDKRLVVFRDGRALVHGTKDVQEAKAIYYRYLG from the coding sequence TTGAACGAACGGTATTCCCGGCAGCAATTGTTTGCACCCATTGGTGAGGAAGGGCAGAAAAAAATACGGGAAAAGCACGTCGTGTTAGTCGGCGCCGGAGCGCTCGGCACAGGCAACGCCGAAGCGCTCGTTCGCGCCGGCATCGGCAAATTGACGATCATTGACCGCGATTACGTCGAATGGAGCAACTTGCAACGCCAGCAACTTTACAGCGAAGCGGATGCGAAGGAGCGGCTGCCGAAGGCGATCGCCGCCAAACGGCGCCTTGAACAAATCAATAGCGAGGTTGAGATCGAGGCCATTGTCGGCGACGCCGGCCCAGAAGAATTGGAAACGATCGCCCTCAAGCAACGCCCTGACTTATGGATCGATGCGACAGACAATTTTGATACGCGCCTTGTCATCAATGACGTTGCCTACAAGTACAACATTCCGTGGATTTATGGCGCTTGTGTCGGCAGTTACGGTTTAAGCTGCGCCTTCATTCCGAACCGCACGCCTTGTTTGTATTGCTTGCTTGAAACGGTGCCGCAAGGGGGATTGACGTGCGATACGGCCGGCATTATCAGCCCAGCGGTGCAAATGGTTGTCAGCTATCAGATGGCTGAGGCGTTAAAAATTTTAGTGGAGGACTGGTCGGCGCTTCGCGGCAAGCTCGTTTCGTTTGATCTTTGGGCGAACGAATACGCCGCCATTCGCATTGACGGGGTGAAAAAGGAAGGTTGCCCGACGTGCGGACGTCACCCCTCTTATCCGTTTCTCTCCTATGAACAACGGACGAAGACGGCCGTCTTGTGCGGGCGCGATTCCGTGCAAATCCGTCCGCCTGCTCCGCGCCAGTACAACTTGAATGAATTGGCGGAGCTGTTTCGCCGCCAAGGGCTTCAAGCGGAAGCGAACCCGTATCTTGTCTCCGCTTCGCTCGGCGACAAGCGATTGGTTGTCTTTCGCGACGGCCGTGCGCTTGTGCACGGCACAAAAGACGTGCAGGAGGCAAAGGCGATCTATTACCGTTATTTAGGTTGA
- a CDS encoding thiazole synthase → MLKIGPYEFSSRLLLGTGKYPSLDVQKEAVEASGAEILTFAVRRMNIFSPEQPNFLEQLDLSKYKLLPNTAGAKTAEEAVRIARLAKASGLCDMIKVEVIGCDKTLLPDPIETLKAAEMLLEEGFIVLPYTSDDVVLAKRLEERGCHAIMPGASPIGSGQGIINPLNLSFIIEQANVPVIVDAGIGGPADAALAMELGADGVLLNTAVSGAADPVKMAKAMKLAVEAGRLGYEAGRIPKKRYASASSPMEGMSVV, encoded by the coding sequence ATGTTGAAAATTGGTCCATATGAATTCTCTTCGCGGCTGTTGCTCGGCACGGGCAAATATCCGAGCTTGGACGTGCAAAAAGAAGCGGTGGAAGCGTCAGGGGCGGAAATTTTAACGTTCGCCGTCCGGCGGATGAACATCTTTTCCCCGGAGCAGCCGAACTTTTTAGAGCAGCTCGATTTAAGCAAATATAAGCTTTTGCCGAACACCGCCGGGGCGAAAACGGCCGAAGAAGCGGTGCGCATCGCCCGGCTCGCCAAAGCGTCCGGGTTGTGTGATATGATTAAAGTAGAAGTGATCGGCTGCGACAAAACGCTCCTCCCAGACCCGATCGAGACGTTGAAAGCGGCGGAAATGTTGCTTGAGGAAGGGTTTATCGTGTTGCCGTACACATCCGATGACGTCGTGCTGGCAAAGCGGCTTGAGGAGCGCGGCTGTCATGCGATCATGCCGGGTGCCTCGCCGATCGGGTCCGGGCAAGGCATCATCAATCCGCTCAATTTGAGCTTTATCATTGAGCAGGCGAACGTGCCGGTCATTGTCGACGCCGGCATTGGCGGACCGGCGGATGCGGCGCTGGCGATGGAGCTTGGCGCGGATGGGGTGCTCTTGAACACCGCTGTTTCCGGCGCGGCCGATCCAGTCAAAATGGCGAAAGCGATGAAGCTGGCGGTGGAAGCGGGCCGGCTTGGCTATGAAGCCGGACGCATCCCGAAAAAACGATACGCGTCAGCAAGCAGCCCAATGGAAGGAATGAGTGTTGTTTGA
- the thiS gene encoding sulfur carrier protein ThiS, with amino-acid sequence MTLVINGETVAVPDEVKTVGDLLAHFRLENKLCIVEVNVRIIQKHEYGTTALCDGDRVEIVHFVGGG; translated from the coding sequence ATGACGTTAGTGATTAACGGGGAGACGGTCGCCGTGCCCGACGAGGTGAAAACGGTGGGCGATTTGCTTGCCCATTTCCGGCTTGAGAACAAGCTTTGCATCGTCGAAGTCAATGTCCGCATCATCCAAAAACATGAGTATGGGACGACGGCGCTATGCGATGGCGATCGCGTAGAGATCGTTCATTTTGTAGGAGGCGGTTGA
- the thiO gene encoding glycine oxidase ThiO — MTHRYDVAIIGGGVIGAAIGFELAKRRHRVAIFEKGTMGSGASSAAAGMLGAQSEFSAPSPLVPLALQSRALMPALAEELRERTGIDIGLVEKGMIKIATTEEEADDLYRHYTFWRGIGEPVQWLTKGEALDIEPRLAGEAIAGAMYIPGDGQVSAPDFAAALVYAAASAGACLYEYTEVFDIRSDSSGHVLDTTGGTFAAEAVVIASGAWAARLGARVGLSLSVYPVKGECVMVRTPIPLLQTTVFAKNGCYIVPKSGNRLLIGATSTPSTFDRRVSAGGVMNLLHRAAYLVPDIEQAEWVRAWSGIRPQTEDGLPYLGEHPERRGLFVAAGHYRNGILLSPLTGLLVADLVERKETAFDLAPFSLTRHIGKVGVE; from the coding sequence ATGACGCATCGGTATGACGTCGCCATCATCGGCGGCGGGGTGATCGGGGCGGCCATCGGCTTTGAGCTCGCCAAGCGGCGGCATCGCGTCGCCATTTTCGAAAAAGGAACGATGGGAAGTGGGGCGTCAAGTGCGGCGGCTGGCATGCTCGGGGCGCAATCGGAGTTTTCGGCGCCGAGCCCGCTCGTGCCTCTTGCCTTGCAAAGCCGAGCGCTCATGCCGGCCTTGGCTGAAGAGCTGAGGGAGAGAACCGGCATTGATATCGGCCTTGTCGAAAAAGGAATGATCAAAATAGCGACAACGGAGGAGGAAGCAGACGATCTCTACCGCCATTATACATTTTGGCGGGGTATAGGCGAGCCGGTGCAGTGGCTCACGAAAGGGGAGGCGCTTGACATCGAGCCGCGCCTGGCGGGGGAAGCGATTGCTGGAGCGATGTACATCCCTGGCGATGGGCAAGTGAGCGCGCCGGATTTCGCCGCCGCTCTCGTCTATGCCGCCGCCTCCGCCGGCGCTTGTCTGTACGAGTATACGGAAGTGTTCGACATCCGTTCCGACAGCAGTGGGCATGTGCTAGACACAACAGGCGGGACGTTTGCCGCCGAGGCGGTCGTCATCGCTTCCGGAGCTTGGGCGGCGCGGCTCGGCGCGCGGGTTGGGCTTTCGCTTTCCGTTTACCCGGTCAAAGGGGAGTGCGTCATGGTGCGCACTCCAATTCCGTTGTTGCAAACGACTGTATTTGCGAAAAACGGCTGCTATATTGTTCCAAAATCGGGGAATCGACTGCTCATCGGAGCAACGTCCACGCCCAGCACGTTCGACCGGCGCGTATCGGCCGGTGGGGTGATGAACTTGCTTCATCGCGCCGCCTACCTTGTTCCGGACATTGAACAGGCGGAGTGGGTAAGGGCATGGAGCGGCATCCGGCCGCAGACCGAAGATGGCTTGCCTTATCTAGGCGAGCATCCGGAGAGGCGCGGCTTATTCGTCGCCGCCGGCCATTACCGGAACGGCATTTTGCTCAGCCCGTTGACCGGTCTGCTTGTCGCCGACTTAGTGGAGCGGAAAGAGACGGCGTTTGACCTTGCGCCGTTTTCGTTGACACGCCATATCGGAAAGGTGGGGGTGGAATGA
- the tenI gene encoding thiazole tautomerase TenI yields MGILHFISTGRQTADEFAAICAHVHPYADFIHIREKEKTAREVAEFVTALLRAGVPPRKIVVNDRVDVAVVYGVKGVQLAYHSLPVRAVRSSFPDLMVGCSVHGLEEAKQAENDGAHFCLYGHIFSTDSKPGLPPRGLDSLAEIAAAVSIPVIAIGGIHAGNARQVLEAGAFGVAVLSAVFFAADPVAEAKRLADIVKWRG; encoded by the coding sequence ATGGGGATTCTTCATTTCATTTCGACGGGACGGCAGACAGCCGATGAGTTCGCGGCGATTTGCGCCCATGTTCATCCGTATGCCGATTTCATTCATATTCGTGAAAAGGAAAAGACAGCGCGCGAAGTGGCCGAGTTCGTCACCGCGTTGCTTCGCGCCGGGGTGCCGCCGCGAAAAATTGTGGTCAATGACCGAGTTGACGTCGCTGTCGTTTATGGTGTCAAAGGGGTGCAGCTTGCTTATCACAGCCTGCCGGTGCGCGCCGTCCGCAGCTCGTTTCCGGACTTGATGGTTGGCTGCTCGGTGCACGGGCTCGAGGAGGCGAAACAGGCAGAGAACGATGGCGCTCACTTTTGTTTGTATGGTCATATTTTTTCGACGGACAGCAAGCCCGGTTTGCCGCCGCGTGGGTTGGATTCGCTTGCCGAAATCGCTGCTGCCGTGTCCATTCCAGTCATCGCCATCGGCGGCATTCATGCCGGCAACGCCCGTCAAGTGTTGGAAGCAGGCGCGTTCGGGGTGGCGGTATTGTCGGCTGTTTTTTTCGCAGCCGACCCTGTTGCTGAGGCTAAACGGCTGGCAGACATCGTGAAATGGAGGGGATAG
- a CDS encoding energy-coupling factor transporter transmembrane component T family protein produces MKWEVRCRETWLHETNPSLKLIVLVVLFFAVLFIHNPNVLINVSLALFVLFCFGTGYPANVLFWLFLPFFLVFVSTASSMMMFGEGTTTWVRWGLIHITAESFWRGVHIGFRALALGLLGLIFSLTTRPVHLFYSLMQQLKLKPKYAYSFLAAVRLLPIMLEEFQTIRYALKVRGVPNKGGLSKVKRYAIPLLSQSIRRAQRIAVAMEAKRFSGNGRRTFYYEIGFGKYDVLFVALFAALMLAAYYAGIHYPYIPTSDVR; encoded by the coding sequence ATGAAATGGGAGGTTCGCTGCCGCGAGACATGGCTTCATGAGACGAACCCGAGCTTAAAGCTCATTGTGCTTGTCGTGCTCTTTTTCGCTGTGTTGTTCATTCATAACCCGAACGTACTGATCAACGTTTCGCTCGCTCTGTTTGTTTTGTTTTGCTTTGGCACCGGCTATCCGGCAAACGTGTTGTTTTGGCTGTTTTTGCCGTTTTTCCTCGTCTTTGTTTCGACGGCCTCATCGATGATGATGTTTGGCGAAGGAACGACGACATGGGTTCGCTGGGGGCTCATCCATATTACGGCGGAAAGCTTTTGGCGCGGAGTGCATATCGGGTTTCGCGCTTTGGCGCTTGGGCTTCTCGGGTTGATTTTTTCGCTGACGACTCGGCCGGTGCATCTGTTTTATTCACTCATGCAACAGCTGAAGCTGAAGCCGAAGTATGCATACAGTTTTTTGGCGGCCGTTCGCCTGTTGCCGATTATGCTTGAAGAGTTTCAGACGATCCGCTATGCGTTAAAAGTGCGCGGCGTGCCGAACAAGGGCGGCCTCAGCAAAGTGAAGCGCTACGCCATTCCGCTGTTGTCGCAAAGCATCCGCCGCGCCCAGCGCATTGCGGTCGCGATGGAGGCAAAGCGATTTTCCGGGAATGGGCGGCGCACGTTTTACTATGAAATAGGGTTTGGCAAATATGATGTCCTGTTTGTCGCCTTGTTCGCCGCCTTGATGCTGGCGGCTTATTATGCCGGCATACATTATCCATATATCCCGACCAGCGATGTCCGATAG